From a single Flavobacterium sp. genomic region:
- a CDS encoding recombinase — translation MLRRKTNTTPDVIIKKYFNELQLWKNEENDIDVLVQLVNVIRPKSPKKLEKFSVFPIIEFFTNNATERENFVAYLKNVLENKNFDAILTDAGILQDIDFFYEVKKRLFAKILPYQAPKDTLQYVLNQIFYADSDPVWINKIPKVELETLFDLFQFETIYESVDASSPMYEVMQAINLLAQRTSGKALETDVMKMVPEYSGLESPFAAFEKELYAIEHTIRSKESEFYTTSLDINFKQLLILYGQCNDFVEKAFQNSSKFGISLRVNQNLLSIKQHLYRIGVLLPLLVIDKPEEKKSKSIELAIKLVKYNCLKTNVRKLFAESTQLLSYEITQHTAKTGEHYITESKTEYFKMLYAAIGGGLIVGILCIIKLLLSKLETSDFGHAFFYSMNYSFGFIAIYILGFTLATKQPAMTAAALISALEDGLKKQANGDGEKHNSFAVLFARLFRSQFIAFVGNVLMAFPVALLGIWLIDLGFNYNIAETKWEKLVTDLSPVHSLAIFHAAIAGFFLFLSGIISGSIANRDKHFNVYYRIQEHPLLKLNFGKAKADKISKWYEHYWAGIVSNFWFGIFLGSTASIGLFLGLNLDIRHITFASGNLALAVYGADYMVNNVMLFWGILGIGIIGFVNFLVSFSLSLGLAFRSRNIPLTELRPIITSIKQHFFRKPLSFFFPTE, via the coding sequence AAGAAAAACGAATACCACACCCGATGTCATCATTAAAAAGTATTTTAATGAATTGCAACTTTGGAAAAACGAAGAGAACGATATTGATGTATTGGTTCAATTGGTCAATGTTATTCGTCCGAAAAGTCCAAAAAAACTTGAAAAATTCAGTGTTTTTCCTATAATAGAGTTCTTTACGAATAATGCAACAGAAAGAGAAAACTTTGTAGCGTATTTAAAAAACGTTTTGGAAAATAAAAACTTCGATGCCATTTTAACCGATGCAGGAATTTTACAAGACATCGATTTCTTTTACGAAGTTAAAAAGCGATTGTTTGCCAAAATCCTACCATATCAAGCGCCAAAAGACACTTTACAATACGTTTTAAATCAGATTTTTTATGCAGATTCTGATCCTGTTTGGATTAATAAAATTCCGAAAGTAGAGTTAGAAACACTTTTCGATTTGTTTCAATTTGAAACCATTTATGAATCGGTTGATGCTAGTTCCCCAATGTATGAAGTAATGCAAGCTATTAATTTGTTAGCACAACGAACAAGTGGAAAAGCATTGGAAACAGATGTAATGAAAATGGTTCCCGAATATTCTGGTTTAGAAAGTCCGTTTGCGGCTTTTGAAAAGGAATTATACGCCATTGAACATACTATTAGAAGTAAAGAATCTGAATTTTATACTACATCATTAGATATAAATTTTAAGCAATTACTTATACTGTATGGTCAATGTAATGATTTTGTTGAGAAAGCCTTTCAAAACTCCTCTAAATTCGGTATTTCGTTACGCGTGAACCAAAACTTACTCAGTATAAAACAGCACTTGTACCGTATTGGCGTTTTATTACCACTTTTAGTAATCGATAAACCCGAAGAAAAGAAATCAAAGTCAATAGAATTAGCCATTAAGTTAGTTAAATACAACTGTTTAAAAACCAACGTTAGAAAATTGTTTGCCGAAAGCACGCAATTGTTGTCATACGAAATTACACAGCACACCGCAAAAACAGGCGAACATTACATTACTGAATCGAAAACCGAATATTTCAAAATGTTATATGCGGCAATTGGTGGTGGTTTAATTGTTGGGATTTTGTGTATCATAAAATTATTATTGTCAAAATTAGAAACTTCAGATTTTGGTCATGCCTTTTTTTACAGTATGAATTATTCGTTTGGTTTCATTGCAATTTATATTTTAGGTTTTACTTTAGCAACCAAACAACCTGCCATGACGGCGGCAGCTTTAATTAGCGCTTTAGAAGACGGTTTAAAAAAACAAGCCAATGGAGATGGAGAAAAACACAACAGTTTTGCTGTTTTATTTGCTCGTTTGTTTCGTTCCCAGTTTATTGCGTTTGTAGGAAATGTGCTGATGGCTTTTCCAGTGGCGCTATTGGGAATTTGGTTAATCGATTTGGGTTTCAACTACAACATTGCCGAAACCAAATGGGAAAAATTAGTTACTGATTTAAGCCCAGTGCATTCTTTAGCGATTTTTCATGCCGCTATAGCTGGTTTTTTCTTGTTTTTATCGGGAATTATTTCAGGAAGTATTGCGAACCGCGATAAACATTTTAATGTGTATTACCGAATTCAAGAACATCCGTTGTTAAAGTTAAACTTTGGAAAAGCTAAGGCTGATAAAATTTCAAAATGGTATGAACATTATTGGGCAGGGATTGTTTCTAATTTTTGGTTTGGAATTTTCCTTGGAAGCACGGCTTCAATCGGGTTATTTTTAGGATTAAATTTAGACATACGGCACATTACTTTTGCCAGTGGAAATCTTGCATTAGCAGTATATGGAGCTGATTATATGGTGAATAATGTCATGTTGTTTTGGGGCATTTTAGGGATAGGAATTATTGGTTTCGTGAATTTTTTAGTTAGTTTTAGCTTGTCGCTTGGATTGGCATTTCGTTCGCGAAATATTCCATTAACTGAATTAAGACCTATAATCACTTCCATAAAACAACATTTTTTTAGAAAACCGTTGAGTTTCTTTTTTCCTACCGAATAG
- the dinB gene encoding DNA polymerase IV yields MSEHYRKIIHVDMDAFYASVEQMDNPELKGKPLAVGGSEIRGVVSAASYEARKFGVRSAISGIQAKKLCPDLIFVPPRFDRYKEISKQIRKIFLDYTDLVEPLSLDEAYLDVTENKKGNPSATLIAQEIRKRIFDEVGLTASAGISVNKFVAKIASDYNKPNGQKTVNPDEVEVFLEKLDIKKFYGVGKVTAEKMYQLGIFTGFDLKQKPMEYLEKHFGNSGFHYFQIVRGIHNSSVKPNRKIKSVGAERTFNENLSSEIFMEERLKSIANELEKRLQKSKISGKTITLKIKYSDFTLQTRSKTLPYFVNDKHIIVDVAKDLLYQERLRNSVRLLGISIHNLNNEEKTNIVLPQKSVSVQLKFEF; encoded by the coding sequence ATGAGTGAGCATTACCGCAAAATAATTCATGTGGATATGGATGCGTTTTATGCATCGGTAGAGCAAATGGATAATCCTGAGTTGAAAGGAAAACCATTGGCGGTAGGCGGAAGTGAAATTAGAGGCGTTGTTAGTGCAGCAAGTTACGAAGCTAGAAAATTTGGAGTACGAAGTGCTATTAGCGGTATTCAAGCTAAAAAATTATGCCCTGATTTAATTTTTGTACCACCCCGATTTGATCGATATAAAGAAATTTCTAAACAAATTAGAAAGATTTTCCTCGATTATACTGATTTAGTTGAACCGTTATCGCTTGATGAAGCCTATTTAGATGTTACTGAGAATAAAAAAGGCAATCCAAGTGCCACATTAATTGCTCAAGAAATCAGAAAACGCATTTTTGATGAAGTTGGTCTTACGGCTTCGGCAGGAATTTCCGTCAATAAATTTGTAGCAAAAATTGCTTCAGATTACAACAAACCTAACGGACAAAAAACGGTAAATCCAGATGAGGTAGAAGTGTTTTTAGAAAAATTAGACATAAAAAAATTCTATGGTGTAGGTAAAGTCACGGCCGAAAAAATGTATCAATTGGGCATTTTTACTGGGTTCGATTTAAAACAAAAGCCTATGGAATACTTGGAAAAACATTTTGGAAACAGCGGGTTTCATTATTTTCAAATTGTGCGAGGTATTCACAACAGTTCAGTAAAACCCAACCGAAAAATTAAATCGGTAGGAGCTGAGCGCACTTTCAACGAGAATTTATCTTCCGAAATTTTCATGGAAGAACGTTTGAAAAGTATCGCTAATGAATTAGAAAAACGCCTACAAAAAAGCAAAATCTCAGGAAAAACCATTACTTTAAAAATAAAATACTCCGACTTCACGTTACAAACCCGAAGCAAAACCTTACCGTATTTTGTAAACGACAAACACATTATTGTAGACGTAGCCAAAGATTTACTTTACCAAGAGCGGTTAAGAAACTCTGTGCGATTGCTAGGAATTTCCATCCACAACTTAAACAATGAAGAAAAAACGAATATTGTATTGCCTCAAAAAAGTGTTTCGGTGCAATTGAAGTTTGAGTTTTAG
- a CDS encoding PAS domain-containing protein — protein MEFKVYDAAFAKQYEKVAMKAMPLVSWDIFSQYLLQTNVVLHDVRSLHQIANKNQWNTVWDYKESLQDETVIVVTDAQLKIVFASKNIHKMNGYEANEVIGNSPKMFQGAKTDLQVSNEIRQAILNKVPFEKNVINYCKDGSLYKCHIKGFPIFNNKGEVTNFIAFEKIAA, from the coding sequence ATGGAGTTCAAAGTGTATGATGCTGCGTTTGCAAAACAGTATGAAAAAGTTGCTATGAAAGCAATGCCGCTAGTATCTTGGGATATTTTTTCTCAGTATTTGTTGCAAACCAATGTAGTGCTTCATGATGTGCGATCGTTACATCAAATTGCTAACAAAAATCAATGGAATACGGTGTGGGATTATAAAGAAAGTCTTCAAGATGAAACCGTTATTGTGGTTACCGATGCGCAGTTAAAAATTGTTTTCGCTAGTAAAAACATACACAAAATGAACGGCTATGAAGCAAATGAAGTGATTGGAAACTCGCCAAAAATGTTTCAAGGGGCTAAAACAGATTTACAAGTTAGTAATGAAATTAGACAAGCCATTTTAAACAAAGTACCGTTTGAGAAAAACGTAATCAATTATTGCAAAGATGGTTCGTTATACAAATGTCACATTAAAGGCTTTCCAATTTTCAATAACAAAGGAGAAGTGACAAATTTTATTGCGTTTGAAAAAATAGCTGCTTAA